In Streptomyces sp. NBC_00569, a single genomic region encodes these proteins:
- the mctP gene encoding monocarboxylate uptake permease MctP yields the protein MNGGVNGVALGVFIFFFIAVTAMGFLAARWRRADNEQSLDEWGLGGRSFGTWVTWFLLGGDLYTAYTFVAVPAAIYAAGASGFFAVPYTILVYPLIFTFLPRLWSVSHKHGYVTTSDFVRGRFGSKGLSLAVAVTGILATMPYIALQLVGIQAVLDVMGVGGDESTNWFIKDLPLLIAFAVLAAYTYSSGLRAPALIAFVKDGLIYLVIAVAIIYIPIKLGGFDAIFHAANEKFATPNPATGKPVGSLAPAPAGQWTYATLALGSALALFMYPHSITATLSSRSRNVIRRNTTILPLYSLMLGLLALLGFMAIAAGIKVQNGQLAIPQLFEDMFPDWFTGVAFAAIGIGALVPAAIMSIAAANLFTRNIYKDFIKPDATPEQETKVSKLVSLLVKVGALAFVLTMDKTVAINFQLLGGIWILQTMPALVGGLFTRWFHRWALLAGWAVGMVYGTLAAYGVASPTQKHFGGSAKEIPGIGEIGYIGLTAFVMNVVVTVVLTFVLKALKAPEGVDETSAADYTADAGDPGVLKKLPEATAGTGGH from the coding sequence ATGAACGGCGGAGTCAACGGCGTCGCACTCGGCGTCTTCATCTTCTTCTTCATCGCCGTCACGGCCATGGGCTTCCTGGCCGCGCGCTGGCGCAGGGCCGACAACGAGCAGAGCCTCGACGAATGGGGCCTGGGCGGACGGTCGTTCGGCACCTGGGTCACCTGGTTCCTGCTCGGCGGCGACCTCTACACCGCGTACACCTTCGTGGCCGTCCCGGCGGCGATCTACGCGGCCGGTGCCTCCGGCTTCTTCGCCGTGCCCTACACGATCCTCGTCTACCCGCTGATCTTCACCTTCCTGCCGCGTCTGTGGTCGGTGTCGCACAAGCACGGCTATGTGACGACCTCCGACTTCGTGCGCGGCCGCTTCGGCTCCAAGGGCCTGTCCCTCGCCGTCGCCGTCACCGGCATCCTCGCCACGATGCCGTACATCGCGCTCCAACTCGTCGGCATCCAGGCCGTCCTGGACGTCATGGGCGTCGGCGGCGACGAGTCGACCAACTGGTTCATCAAGGACCTGCCGCTGCTCATCGCGTTCGCGGTGCTCGCCGCGTACACGTACTCGTCGGGTCTGCGGGCCCCCGCCCTGATCGCGTTCGTCAAGGACGGCCTGATCTACCTCGTCATCGCCGTCGCGATCATCTACATCCCGATCAAGCTGGGCGGCTTCGACGCCATCTTCCACGCGGCGAACGAGAAGTTCGCGACACCCAACCCCGCGACGGGCAAGCCGGTCGGATCGCTCGCCCCGGCACCGGCCGGGCAGTGGACGTACGCGACGCTGGCCCTCGGCTCGGCGCTGGCGCTCTTCATGTACCCGCACTCGATCACGGCGACGCTGTCCTCGCGCAGCCGCAACGTGATCCGCCGCAACACCACCATCCTGCCCCTGTACTCCCTGATGCTGGGCCTGCTCGCGCTGCTCGGCTTCATGGCGATCGCGGCCGGGATCAAGGTGCAGAACGGACAGCTGGCGATCCCGCAGCTCTTCGAGGACATGTTCCCCGACTGGTTCACGGGCGTCGCGTTCGCGGCCATCGGCATCGGCGCGCTCGTGCCCGCCGCGATCATGTCCATCGCCGCGGCGAACCTGTTCACGCGCAACATCTACAAGGACTTCATCAAGCCGGACGCGACGCCCGAGCAGGAGACCAAGGTCTCCAAGCTGGTGTCGCTCCTCGTGAAGGTCGGCGCGCTCGCCTTCGTCCTCACCATGGACAAGACCGTCGCGATCAACTTCCAGCTCCTGGGCGGCATCTGGATCCTCCAGACCATGCCGGCCCTCGTCGGCGGCCTGTTCACCCGCTGGTTCCACCGCTGGGCGCTGCTCGCCGGCTGGGCGGTCGGCATGGTCTACGGCACGCTCGCCGCGTACGGGGTCGCGTCGCCGACGCAGAAGCACTTCGGCGGCAGCGCCAAGGAGATCCCGGGCATCGGCGAGATCGGCTACATCGGCCTCACGGCGTTCGTCATGAACGTGGTGGTCACGGTGGTCCTCACCTTCGTCCTGAAGGCGCTGAAGGCCCCTGAGGGCGTCGACGAGACGTCCGCGGCGGACTACACGGCGGACGCCGGCGACCCGGGCGTCCTGAAGAAGCTGCCGGAGGCGACGGCGGGCACCGGCGGGCACTGA
- a CDS encoding ribonucleoside-diphosphate reductase subunit alpha, which yields MTIAPAEPASELAGNPEQHDAPGTALLRTLTELTADLPDTDPGKVAAAALRGRSAVADSGATAELRSLATEAAAGLISDDPAYSRLAARLLTISIADEAASQGVTSFSESVAVGHREGLIADRTYDFVTLHAERLDALVTASVTEGADDRFGYFGLRTLHSRYLLRHPITRQVVETPQHFMLRVACGLAEDDSVRALDEVASLYRLMSRLDYLPSSPTLFNSGTRHPQMSSCYLLDSPLDELDSIYDRYHQVARLSKHAGGIGLSYSRIRSRGSLIRGTNGHSNGIVPFLKTLDASVAAVNQGGRRKGAAAVYLETWHSDIEEFLELRDNTGEDARRTHNLNLAHWIPDEFMRRVADDGTWSLFSPSDVPDLVDLWGEEFDTAYRAAEAAGLAQKTMPARELYGRMMRTLAQTGNGWLTFKDAANRTANQTAERGNVVHSSNLCTEILEVTDDGETAVCNLGSVNLGAFVRQGADGGEIDWERLDETVRTAVTFLDRVVDINFYPSEQAGRSNAKWRPVGLGAMGLQDVFFQLKLPFDSPEAKALSTRIAERIMLAAYEASADLAERNGPLPAWEKTRTARGVLHPDHYGVEPAWPERWAALRERIAATGMRNSLLLAIAPTATIASIAGVYECIEPQVSNLFKRETLSGEFLQVNSYLVQELKRLGVWDAQTREALRESSGSVQGFGWIPAEVRELYRTAWEIPQRGLIDMAAARTPFLDQAQSLNLFLETPTIGKLSSMYAYAWKSGLKTTYYLRSRPATRIARAASAAPIPAQQAADPEAVACSLENPESCEACQ from the coding sequence GTGACCATCGCGCCCGCCGAACCGGCCTCAGAGCTGGCAGGGAACCCCGAGCAGCACGACGCTCCGGGAACCGCGCTGCTGCGCACCCTGACCGAACTGACCGCCGACCTCCCGGACACCGACCCGGGCAAGGTCGCCGCCGCCGCGCTGCGCGGCAGGTCCGCGGTGGCGGACTCCGGCGCCACCGCCGAACTGCGCTCCCTGGCCACCGAGGCCGCCGCGGGCCTCATCTCCGACGACCCGGCGTACTCGCGGCTGGCCGCCAGGCTCCTGACGATCAGCATCGCCGACGAGGCCGCGTCGCAGGGCGTCACCTCGTTCTCCGAGTCCGTCGCGGTGGGCCACCGCGAGGGCCTGATCGCCGACCGCACGTACGACTTCGTGACGCTGCACGCCGAGCGCCTCGACGCGCTCGTCACCGCCTCCGTCACCGAGGGCGCCGACGACCGCTTCGGCTACTTCGGACTGCGCACCCTGCACAGCCGCTATCTGCTGCGCCACCCGATCACCCGGCAGGTCGTCGAGACCCCGCAGCACTTCATGCTGCGCGTCGCGTGCGGCCTCGCCGAGGACGACTCGGTCCGCGCGCTCGACGAAGTCGCCTCCCTGTACCGCCTGATGAGCCGCCTCGACTATCTGCCGTCGTCGCCGACGCTCTTCAACTCCGGCACCCGCCACCCGCAGATGTCGTCCTGCTACCTCCTCGACTCGCCCCTCGACGAGCTGGACTCCATCTACGACCGCTACCACCAGGTCGCGCGGCTCTCCAAGCACGCGGGCGGCATCGGACTCTCGTACTCGCGGATCCGCTCGCGCGGTTCGCTGATCCGCGGCACGAACGGGCACTCCAACGGCATCGTGCCGTTCCTGAAGACCCTCGACGCGTCCGTCGCGGCGGTGAATCAGGGCGGCCGGCGCAAGGGCGCCGCGGCCGTCTACCTGGAGACGTGGCACTCCGACATCGAGGAGTTCCTGGAGCTGCGGGACAACACCGGCGAGGACGCCCGGCGCACCCACAACCTCAACCTCGCGCACTGGATCCCCGACGAGTTCATGCGCCGCGTCGCCGACGACGGCACGTGGTCGCTCTTCTCGCCGTCCGACGTGCCCGACCTCGTCGACCTGTGGGGCGAGGAGTTCGACACCGCGTACCGCGCGGCGGAGGCCGCCGGGCTCGCGCAGAAGACGATGCCCGCCCGCGAGCTGTACGGCCGCATGATGCGCACCCTGGCGCAGACCGGCAACGGCTGGCTGACGTTCAAGGACGCCGCCAACCGCACCGCCAACCAGACGGCGGAGCGCGGCAACGTCGTCCACTCCTCGAACCTGTGCACCGAGATCCTCGAGGTCACGGACGACGGCGAGACCGCGGTCTGCAACCTGGGCTCGGTCAACCTCGGCGCCTTCGTGCGGCAGGGAGCCGACGGCGGGGAGATCGACTGGGAGCGCCTCGACGAGACCGTCCGCACGGCCGTCACGTTCCTCGACCGCGTCGTCGACATCAACTTCTATCCGAGCGAGCAGGCCGGCCGCTCCAACGCCAAGTGGCGCCCGGTGGGCCTCGGCGCGATGGGCCTCCAGGACGTCTTCTTCCAGCTGAAGCTGCCCTTCGACTCCCCCGAGGCGAAGGCCCTGTCCACGCGGATCGCCGAGCGCATCATGCTCGCCGCGTACGAGGCGTCCGCCGACCTCGCCGAACGCAACGGGCCCCTGCCCGCGTGGGAGAAGACCCGCACCGCGCGCGGCGTACTGCACCCCGACCACTACGGCGTCGAGCCGGCCTGGCCGGAGCGCTGGGCCGCGCTGCGCGAGCGCATCGCCGCCACGGGCATGCGCAACTCCCTGCTCCTCGCCATCGCGCCCACCGCCACGATCGCCTCCATCGCGGGCGTCTACGAGTGCATCGAGCCGCAGGTCTCCAACCTGTTCAAGCGCGAGACGCTGTCCGGGGAGTTCCTCCAGGTCAACTCCTACCTGGTCCAGGAGCTCAAGCGCCTCGGCGTGTGGGACGCGCAGACCCGCGAGGCGCTGCGCGAGTCCAGCGGTTCCGTGCAGGGCTTCGGCTGGATCCCGGCCGAGGTGCGCGAGCTGTACCGCACCGCGTGGGAGATCCCGCAGCGCGGCCTCATCGACATGGCGGCGGCCCGTACGCCGTTCCTCGACCAGGCGCAGTCCCTGAACCTGTTCCTGGAGACGCCCACCATCGGCAAGCTCTCGTCGATGTACGCGTACGCCTGGAAGTCGGGTCTCAAGACGACGTACTACCTGCGCTCACGCCCGGCGACGCGGATCGCCCGCGCGGCGTCCGCCGCCCCCATTCCCGCGCAGCAGGCCGCCGACCCCGAGGCCGTCGCCTGCTCCCTCGAAAACCCCGAGTCCTGCGAGGCCTGCCAGTAA
- a CDS encoding ribonucleotide-diphosphate reductase subunit beta: MTSENKNLLDPGFELTLRPMRYPDFYERYRDAIKNTWTVEEVDLHSDVADLAKLSPGEQHMIGRLVAFFATGDSIVSNNLVLTLYKHINSPEARLYLSRQLFEEAVHVQFYLTLLDTYLPDPEDRAAAFDAVEEIPSIREKAEFCFKWMDSVEKLDRLETKADRRRFLLNLICFAACIEGLFFYGAFAYVYWFRSRGLLHGLATGTNWVFRDETMHMSFAFEVVDTVRKEEPELFDDRLQEQVTAMLREAVEAELQFARDLCGDGLPGMNTDSMRQYLECVADQRLQRLGFAPVYGSENPFSFMELQGVQELTNFFERRPSAYQVAVEGSVGFDEDF; encoded by the coding sequence ATGACCAGCGAGAACAAGAACCTGCTCGACCCGGGCTTCGAGCTGACCCTGCGTCCCATGCGCTACCCGGACTTCTACGAGCGCTACCGGGACGCGATCAAGAACACCTGGACCGTCGAGGAGGTCGACCTCCACTCGGACGTCGCCGACCTCGCGAAGCTGTCGCCGGGCGAGCAGCACATGATCGGCCGGCTGGTCGCGTTCTTCGCGACGGGTGACTCGATCGTCTCGAACAACCTGGTCCTGACGCTGTACAAGCACATCAACTCCCCCGAGGCGCGCCTGTACCTGTCGCGCCAGCTGTTCGAGGAGGCCGTGCACGTCCAGTTCTACCTGACCCTCCTGGACACCTACCTCCCGGACCCGGAGGACCGCGCGGCCGCGTTCGACGCGGTCGAGGAGATCCCCTCCATCCGCGAGAAGGCCGAGTTCTGCTTCAAGTGGATGGATTCGGTCGAGAAGCTGGACCGCCTGGAGACGAAGGCGGACCGCCGCCGCTTCCTCCTCAACCTGATCTGCTTCGCCGCGTGCATCGAGGGCCTGTTCTTCTACGGGGCGTTCGCCTACGTGTACTGGTTCCGCAGCCGCGGCCTGCTGCACGGGCTCGCGACCGGCACCAACTGGGTGTTCCGCGACGAGACGATGCACATGTCGTTCGCGTTCGAGGTCGTCGACACCGTCCGCAAGGAGGAGCCGGAACTGTTCGACGACCGGCTCCAGGAGCAGGTCACCGCGATGCTGCGCGAGGCGGTCGAGGCCGAGCTCCAGTTCGCCCGCGACCTGTGCGGTGACGGCCTGCCCGGCATGAACACCGACTCGATGCGCCAGTACCTGGAGTGCGTCGCCGACCAGCGCCTCCAGCGCCTCGGCTTCGCGCCGGTCTACGGCTCGGAGAACCCCTTCTCCTTCATGGAGCTCCAGGGCGTCCAGGAACTGACGAACTTCTTCGAGCGCAGGCCGTCGGCGTACCAGGTCGCGGTCGAGGGCTCGGTCGGGTTCGACGAGGACTTCTAG
- a CDS encoding GlxA family transcriptional regulator, translating into MLKNVAAVLLDGVHPFELGVICEVFGLDRGDAGLPVYDFAAVSAEGPDLATHVPGMTVSTPFGLERLEEADLIAVPAAGRVREGYPPELLDALRRAVDRGARVLSVCSGVFVLGEAGLLDGRRCAVHWRYAHELAVAFPRTRVDPDVLYVDEGPVITSAGTAAGIDACLHIVRTEHGSEVANAIARRMVVPPHRDGGQAQYVERPLPVTPCDTVGSVLAWMEAHLDETLTVEELAARAHMSPRTFARRFQQETGTTPYRWLLRQRVLLAQELLEQTDETVESIAGRAGFGNAAAMRHQFMKALGTTPNAFRRTFRVRSAA; encoded by the coding sequence ATGCTGAAGAACGTGGCCGCAGTGCTGCTCGACGGTGTGCATCCCTTCGAACTCGGCGTGATCTGCGAGGTGTTCGGCCTCGACCGCGGCGATGCCGGGCTGCCCGTGTACGACTTCGCGGCCGTGTCCGCCGAAGGGCCCGACCTGGCCACCCATGTACCGGGCATGACGGTCTCCACCCCGTTCGGCCTGGAGCGGCTCGAGGAGGCCGACCTCATCGCCGTCCCCGCGGCGGGCCGCGTCCGCGAGGGCTACCCTCCCGAGCTGCTCGACGCGCTGCGCAGGGCCGTCGACCGGGGCGCGCGGGTCCTCAGCGTCTGCTCGGGGGTGTTCGTGCTCGGCGAGGCCGGACTCCTCGACGGCCGCCGGTGCGCCGTGCACTGGCGGTACGCGCACGAACTCGCCGTCGCCTTCCCGCGCACCCGCGTCGACCCCGACGTCCTGTACGTCGACGAGGGGCCGGTCATCACCTCGGCGGGTACCGCCGCCGGCATCGACGCCTGCCTGCACATCGTCCGCACGGAGCACGGCTCCGAGGTCGCCAACGCCATCGCGCGCCGCATGGTGGTCCCGCCGCACCGCGACGGCGGGCAGGCCCAGTACGTGGAGCGCCCGCTGCCCGTCACTCCCTGCGACACCGTGGGAAGCGTGCTGGCGTGGATGGAGGCGCATCTGGACGAGACGCTCACGGTCGAGGAGCTCGCGGCGCGCGCCCATATGTCGCCGCGCACCTTCGCGCGCCGCTTCCAGCAGGAGACGGGCACGACGCCGTACCGCTGGCTGCTCCGCCAACGAGTGCTGCTGGCCCAGGAGTTGCTGGAGCAGACGGACGAGACGGTGGAGTCGATCGCCGGGCGGGCCGGGTTCGGCAACGCGGCGGCGATGCGGCATCAGTTCATGAAGGCGCTGGGCACGACGCCCAACGCCTTCCGGCGCACGTTCCGCGTACGGTCCGCGGCCTAG
- a CDS encoding bifunctional albaflavenone monooxygenase/terpene synthase, with the protein MTVESAESSVPAVAEPGERRTPPYAGGGAPLLGHAWNLVRDPLAFVAGLRGHGDLVRIRLGPKTAYAVCDPDLVAALLKSPDYMVGGPLWDTLGVLLGKGVATSNGPMHRRQRRTIQPAFRTDRIADHATVMEEEARAMAARWKPGDTVDIGAEVFRTAVRIVARSVLHVDSVDERADRLSSSLHTVFSGLYRRMVLSVGPFYRLPLPANRRFERALADLHRLVDEIIAERRASGVNPGDLLAALLGAEDENGETVGEQEVHDQVVSLVVAGAENVASTLTWTFQLLAEHPGQERRLHDEVESVTDGRPVAFADLKGLIHTRNVITEAMRIRPAVWILTRQAAVDTELGGYHIPAGADIVYSPYAMQRDPRSFRDHLEFDPDRWLPERAAESRQSAMMPFSVGNRKCPGDHFSMAELAIILATVTPRWRLVPVAETDTTARIGITLQPKRALLRVEERG; encoded by the coding sequence ATGACCGTCGAATCGGCAGAATCCTCGGTTCCGGCCGTCGCGGAGCCCGGTGAGCGGCGCACGCCGCCGTACGCCGGCGGCGGCGCGCCCCTCCTCGGGCACGCCTGGAACCTCGTGCGCGACCCTCTCGCCTTCGTCGCGGGACTGCGCGGCCACGGCGACCTGGTCCGCATCAGGCTCGGCCCGAAGACGGCGTACGCGGTCTGCGACCCCGACCTCGTGGCCGCGCTCCTCAAGAGCCCCGACTACATGGTCGGCGGCCCCCTCTGGGACACGCTCGGAGTGCTCCTCGGCAAGGGCGTGGCGACCAGCAACGGCCCCATGCACCGGCGCCAGCGGCGCACCATCCAGCCCGCGTTCAGGACGGACCGCATCGCCGACCACGCGACCGTGATGGAGGAGGAGGCGCGCGCCATGGCGGCGCGCTGGAAGCCCGGCGACACGGTCGACATCGGCGCCGAGGTGTTCCGCACAGCGGTCCGCATCGTCGCCCGCTCCGTCCTGCACGTCGACTCGGTCGACGAGCGCGCCGACCGGCTCAGCTCCTCGCTGCACACGGTCTTCAGCGGTCTGTACCGGCGCATGGTCCTGTCCGTCGGACCCTTCTACCGGCTGCCGCTTCCGGCCAATCGCCGATTCGAGCGGGCGTTGGCCGATTTGCATCGGCTGGTGGACGAGATCATTGCCGAGCGGCGCGCATCCGGAGTCAATCCGGGCGACCTGCTCGCGGCATTGCTCGGCGCCGAGGACGAGAATGGCGAAACGGTCGGCGAGCAGGAGGTGCACGACCAAGTCGTCTCGCTCGTCGTGGCCGGCGCGGAGAATGTCGCGTCGACCCTCACGTGGACGTTCCAGCTCCTCGCGGAACACCCGGGGCAGGAAAGGAGGTTGCACGACGAGGTTGAATCCGTGACGGATGGCCGCCCCGTCGCATTCGCCGACCTCAAGGGCCTAATCCACACGCGCAATGTCATCACGGAGGCGATGCGCATACGGCCCGCCGTATGGATATTGACGCGGCAGGCCGCCGTCGATACCGAGCTCGGCGGCTATCACATTCCGGCCGGTGCCGACATCGTCTACAGCCCGTATGCGATGCAGCGCGATCCGCGGTCCTTCCGTGACCATCTGGAGTTCGACCCCGACCGCTGGCTTCCGGAACGCGCCGCGGAAAGCCGGCAGAGCGCGATGATGCCGTTCAGCGTCGGCAACCGGAAGTGCCCCGGCGATCACTTCAGCATGGCCGAACTGGCCATCATCCTGGCCACGGTGACGCCCCGCTGGCGGCTGGTTCCGGTCGCGGAGACGGACACCACGGCCCGCATCGGGATCACGCTCCAGCCCAAGCGGGCGCTGCTGCGGGTGGAGGAGCGTGGGTAG
- the cyc1 gene encoding epi-isozizaene synthase has product MPAFSHSTSRTRVQTQTQTQTAVPPALALPVIEEAFPRNLHPYWPKLQEKTRSWLLQKRLMPADKVEKYADGLCYTDLMAGYYIGAPDDLLSAICDYSAWFFVWDDRHDRDVIHGRAGAWRRLAVQLHAALEAPQLHLHHRDPLVAAFADSIVRLNGSLTRSWNARFARHFHVVIDAYDQEFRNRTSGTVPTVEEYIELRRNTFAHWIWLDLLEPTAQYELPEWVLESPAYRRAALACQDFAAWYNDLCSLPKELAGDELHNLGISLIQHEGLSLEEAVEEVRRRVRGCIAEFLDAEPEVLRMADEAADGTLAGESLAVALRSCVSNMRNWFSSVYWFHHESGRYQVDSWDDRATPPYISDQAGDA; this is encoded by the coding sequence GTGCCTGCTTTCTCACACAGCACTTCACGGACTCGGGTGCAGACACAGACACAGACGCAGACAGCGGTCCCACCGGCGCTGGCACTACCGGTGATCGAGGAGGCGTTTCCTCGCAACCTGCATCCGTATTGGCCGAAGCTTCAGGAGAAGACGCGGTCCTGGCTGCTCCAAAAACGACTCATGCCGGCCGACAAGGTGGAGAAATATGCCGATGGCCTGTGCTACACCGACCTCATGGCGGGCTACTACATAGGAGCCCCCGACGACCTCCTCTCCGCGATTTGCGACTACAGCGCGTGGTTCTTCGTCTGGGACGACCGCCACGACCGCGACGTGATCCACGGCCGGGCCGGCGCCTGGCGGCGCCTCGCCGTCCAGCTCCACGCGGCACTCGAGGCACCCCAGCTCCATCTGCACCACAGGGACCCGCTGGTGGCCGCATTCGCCGACAGCATCGTCCGGCTGAACGGCTCCCTCACCCGTTCATGGAACGCCCGGTTCGCCCGCCACTTCCACGTGGTGATCGACGCGTACGACCAGGAATTCCGGAACCGGACCTCGGGAACGGTGCCCACGGTCGAGGAGTACATCGAACTCCGAAGGAACACCTTCGCGCACTGGATATGGCTCGACCTCCTGGAGCCGACCGCGCAGTACGAGCTCCCCGAATGGGTGCTCGAAAGCCCCGCCTACCGGCGGGCCGCGCTCGCGTGCCAGGATTTCGCCGCCTGGTACAACGACCTCTGCTCACTGCCCAAGGAACTCGCGGGTGATGAACTCCACAATCTCGGGATAAGCCTCATCCAGCACGAGGGACTTTCCCTCGAAGAGGCCGTGGAAGAAGTCCGCAGAAGGGTTCGCGGATGCATTGCCGAATTCCTGGACGCCGAGCCCGAAGTTCTGCGGATGGCGGACGAGGCGGCCGACGGGACTTTAGCGGGAGAGAGCCTCGCGGTGGCACTCAGGTCATGCGTCTCCAATATGCGGAACTGGTTCAGTTCCGTGTACTGGTTCCACCACGAGTCGGGCCGCTATCAGGTGGACAGCTGGGACGACCGCGCCACTCCTCCGTACATCAGCGATCAGGCAGGTGACGCATGA
- the def gene encoding peptide deformylase, which yields MAQQDTEHEHAGVLPVDDEGFVLDTEDNAAREEAAVARGTSRPITVVGNPVLHKECKDVTEFGDELAQLVDDMFASQRTAEGVGLAANQIGVDLKVFVYDCPDDDGARHTGVVCNPVLQELPADQRRLDDSNEGCLSVPTAYAPLARPDYAVVTGQDEKGNPIKVRGTGYFARCLQHETDHLYGYLYIDRLSKRERKDALKQMAEGTARYEVVPND from the coding sequence ATGGCGCAGCAGGACACCGAGCACGAGCACGCCGGAGTGCTCCCCGTGGACGACGAGGGCTTCGTCCTCGACACCGAGGACAACGCCGCCCGCGAGGAGGCCGCCGTCGCGCGCGGCACGTCGCGGCCGATCACCGTCGTCGGGAACCCCGTCCTGCACAAGGAGTGCAAGGATGTCACCGAGTTCGGCGACGAGCTCGCGCAGCTGGTCGACGACATGTTCGCCAGCCAGCGCACCGCGGAGGGCGTGGGCCTCGCCGCCAACCAGATCGGCGTCGACCTGAAGGTCTTCGTCTACGACTGCCCCGACGACGACGGTGCGCGCCACACCGGCGTGGTCTGCAACCCGGTGCTCCAGGAGCTGCCCGCGGACCAGCGCCGCCTCGACGACTCGAACGAGGGCTGCCTGTCCGTGCCGACGGCGTACGCGCCGCTCGCGCGTCCCGACTACGCGGTGGTGACCGGGCAGGACGAGAAGGGCAACCCGATCAAGGTCCGCGGCACCGGCTACTTCGCGCGCTGCCTCCAGCACGAGACGGACCACCTGTACGGGTACCTGTACATCGACCGCCTCTCCAAGCGCGAGCGCAAGGACGCACTGAAGCAGATGGCCGAGGGCACTGCGCGCTACGAGGTCGTCCCCAACGACTGA
- a CDS encoding tetratricopeptide repeat protein, whose product MRIFGKGRHRPSASWRQATDRAFTLIGDGRYEDAGALLTRAADLEPWLSESWFNLALLHKFRHDWEQARAAGLRAVALLDRESGAPDWWNVGIAATALQDWPLARRAWQAYGLKVPGGATAAGEPTGMDLGSAAVRLSPEGEAEVVWGRRLDPARMEVLSIPLPSSGRRWGEVVLHDGVPHGERTTAAGHSYPVFDEIELWAPSPVPTWVVLLEAATEADRDALEQLASDAGFAAEDWSSSVRLLCRMCSESRMPSDEGDGRHLDPHDHSEPGHPGPLGHRTDGQLWVPERECGVAAPASLVRGLLDGWVADSPDSRDWRDLEEVC is encoded by the coding sequence GTGAGGATCTTCGGCAAGGGACGGCACCGGCCCTCCGCCTCATGGCGGCAGGCCACCGATCGGGCGTTCACGCTCATCGGCGACGGCCGGTACGAGGACGCCGGGGCCCTGCTCACCCGGGCCGCCGACCTCGAGCCGTGGCTGTCGGAGTCCTGGTTCAACCTCGCGCTGCTGCACAAGTTCCGGCACGACTGGGAGCAGGCCCGGGCCGCGGGCCTGCGCGCGGTGGCCCTCCTGGACCGCGAGAGCGGCGCCCCCGACTGGTGGAACGTGGGCATCGCGGCCACCGCCCTGCAGGACTGGCCGCTCGCACGGCGGGCCTGGCAGGCGTACGGACTGAAGGTGCCGGGCGGTGCGACCGCCGCCGGTGAGCCGACCGGCATGGACCTGGGCAGTGCCGCGGTACGGCTGTCGCCGGAGGGCGAGGCCGAGGTGGTGTGGGGGCGCAGGCTGGACCCCGCCCGCATGGAGGTCCTGTCCATTCCGCTGCCGTCCTCCGGGCGCCGCTGGGGCGAGGTCGTGCTGCACGACGGAGTGCCCCACGGGGAGCGGACGACGGCCGCCGGGCACTCGTACCCCGTCTTCGACGAGATCGAGCTGTGGGCGCCCTCGCCGGTACCGACCTGGGTCGTCCTCCTGGAGGCCGCGACCGAGGCCGACCGGGACGCCCTGGAGCAGCTCGCCTCCGACGCCGGTTTCGCCGCCGAGGACTGGTCGTCCTCCGTGCGGCTGCTGTGCCGGATGTGCTCCGAGTCGCGGATGCCGTCCGACGAGGGCGACGGCCGGCACCTGGATCCGCACGACCACAGCGAGCCCGGACATCCCGGGCCGCTCGGCCACCGCACGGACGGCCAGCTGTGGGTGCCCGAGCGCGAGTGCGGCGTCGCCGCGCCCGCGTCGCTCGTGCGAGGGCTGCTCGACGGCTGGGTCGCGGACAGCCCGGACTCCAGGGACTGGCGGGACCTTGAAGAGGTCTGCTGA